In Granulicella tundricola MP5ACTX9, the following are encoded in one genomic region:
- a CDS encoding DUF5694 domain-containing protein, whose translation MRSIRFALLVWLPVLVASAHGQKSQIMILGTTHFDNPNHDISNMAVDDVLTPARQQQIEKLVEAVARFKPTRIAIELPPSEQAHLDQRYAAYRSGNYALTSNERDQLGLRLAAKMGISQLDAVDYKSGPPGPDDAYDFAAYAATHGLQSRFEAFLAEGKQFAAGESTYLHTHTMFEWFQRANAQEYRLSNNRIYFEMLRFGDNKTNPGANWVGGWHARNMIILENVRRLAKPEDRVLVIFGAGHTFLLDQFAKESGYFDVVNTEKFLGYRIEDT comes from the coding sequence ATGCGCTCGATTCGATTCGCTTTGCTGGTTTGGTTACCGGTGCTTGTTGCGTCGGCTCACGGACAGAAGTCGCAGATCATGATCCTCGGAACAACGCACTTCGACAATCCGAATCACGACATCAGCAATATGGCAGTGGACGACGTCCTTACGCCAGCACGGCAGCAGCAGATTGAAAAACTGGTTGAAGCTGTTGCGCGATTCAAACCCACTCGCATTGCCATCGAGTTGCCGCCATCAGAACAGGCACACCTTGACCAGCGCTACGCGGCATATCGCAGCGGAAATTATGCATTGACTTCCAACGAACGCGACCAGCTCGGTCTGCGCCTCGCCGCCAAGATGGGCATCTCCCAACTGGATGCGGTGGACTACAAGTCGGGTCCCCCAGGACCCGATGACGCCTACGACTTCGCCGCCTATGCTGCTACTCATGGTCTGCAATCGCGGTTCGAGGCGTTTCTCGCGGAAGGCAAGCAATTTGCCGCCGGAGAGTCCACCTATCTGCACACTCATACCATGTTCGAATGGTTTCAGCGTGCGAACGCGCAGGAGTACCGGTTGTCGAATAACAGAATTTACTTCGAGATGCTGCGGTTCGGCGATAACAAGACCAACCCTGGGGCGAACTGGGTTGGCGGTTGGCATGCGCGCAACATGATCATCTTGGAAAACGTGCGACGGCTCGCCAAGCCAGAAGATCGCGTGCTCGTCATCTTCGGCGCGGGCCACACTTTCCTGCTGGATCAGTTTGCCAAAGAATCAGGGTACTTCGATGTCGTGAATACGGAGAAATTTCTAGGCTATCGCATAGAGGACACTTGA
- a CDS encoding recombinase family protein yields the protein MENGKFVSYLRVSTARQGISGLGLEAQRAAVAAFLDGGDWTLVEEVLEVESGKRNDRPALATALKLCRKHRATLVIAKLDRLARNVAFISNLMESGVEFVAVDMPQANRFVVHILAAVAEQEAEAISKRTKAALAAAKARGTKLGGRRVSAERFAEIGAAARQVRSQKASQVRSELVPTITAIRATGASSLRAIAAELNARGIPTPRRVGHWSAVQVQRAMER from the coding sequence ATGGAAAACGGCAAGTTTGTAAGCTACCTGAGAGTCTCAACGGCACGGCAGGGCATAAGCGGGCTGGGCCTCGAAGCACAGCGCGCTGCCGTCGCCGCCTTTCTCGATGGTGGAGACTGGACGCTTGTAGAGGAAGTTCTTGAGGTCGAAAGCGGCAAGCGCAATGATCGTCCTGCCCTCGCTACCGCCCTCAAGCTCTGCCGCAAGCATCGCGCTACCCTGGTAATCGCCAAGCTGGACCGTCTGGCCCGCAACGTCGCCTTCATCTCGAACCTCATGGAGTCTGGCGTCGAGTTCGTGGCTGTCGATATGCCCCAGGCGAATCGGTTCGTAGTCCACATCTTGGCCGCTGTTGCAGAGCAGGAAGCCGAGGCCATCTCGAAGAGGACCAAGGCAGCCCTCGCCGCCGCAAAGGCACGGGGAACTAAGCTTGGCGGCCGGCGCGTCTCGGCTGAGCGGTTTGCAGAGATCGGAGCTGCTGCGCGGCAAGTGCGTAGCCAGAAAGCGAGCCAGGTCCGCTCGGAGCTCGTTCCAACCATCACAGCCATACGAGCCACCGGCGCGAGCTCGCTCCGCGCGATCGCCGCAGAACTCAATGCCCGTGGGATCCCAACGCCCCGAAGAGTTGGGCATTGGTCTGCGGTCCAAGTTCAAAGGGCGATGGAACGGTAG